Genomic window (Streptococcus porcinus):
ATAAGTTGAACATGTTGGTCTATAACGACATGATGGCGGAAAAAGAGGTGAAATAAACCTTTGGTATAAACGAACCACATAAATCAGAAAAGCCTTAATCATTTATCAGTTACCGCTGCATTATGTAGTTGACTAACCTCTTTTTTATTAAGACGTCTAGCTTCTCCAGGACGTAAACCCGTTAAATCAAGTGTTCCAAAACGAGTTCGTGATAACTTATCTACTAAAAGTCCAACCGACTCAAACATTTTTTTCACTTGGTGATTACGTCCTTCATGAATAGTTAATTCAACAATAGAGCGATTTTTATCAGCTTCTACTCGAATAATATTGTAGCGTGCAGGCTTAGTTTTCTTACCATCAATGACCACACCACGTGTCAGTGGACGGAGATTTTCCTTAGTAGCAATACCTTTTACCCGAGCTAAATAGACCTTATCAATTTCATTACGAGGGTGAATCATTTTATCTGTAAAATCACCATCATTTGT
Coding sequences:
- a CDS encoding pseudouridine synthase, translating into MRINKYIAHAGVASRRKAEELIKRGLVTLNGQVITDLATIVKSGDVVEVEGSPIYNEEKVYYLLNKPRGVISSVSDDKGRKTVIDLLPQVKERIYPVGRLDWDTSGLLILTNDGDFTDKMIHPRNEIDKVYLARVKGIATKENLRPLTRGVVIDGKKTKPARYNIIRVEADKNRSIVELTIHEGRNHQVKKMFESVGLLVDKLSRTRFGTLDLTGLRPGEARRLNKKEVSQLHNAAVTDK